A portion of the Hoylesella buccalis ATCC 35310 genome contains these proteins:
- a CDS encoding AGE family epimerase/isomerase: MDIDQLKELADLYKSELLQRVVPFWLEKSQDEEYGGYFTCLDRKGNVFDTDKFIWLQCREVWLFAMLYNKVEKNEEWLNCAIQGAEFLKKHGHDGQYNWYFSLDRTGKPLVEPYNIFSYTFAAMAFGQLSLATGNDEYATIAKKTFDIILSKVDNPKGKWNKIHPGTRNMKNFALPMILCNLALEIEHLLDENYLLETMETCIHEVMDVFYRPDLGGIIVENVGADGNLVDCFEGRQVTPGHAIEAMWFIMDLGKRLDRPELIEKAKDTALTMLEYGWDKEFGGLYYFMDRNGCPPQQLEWDQKLWWVHIETLISMLKGYQLTGDKRCMDWFKKVHEYAWTHFRDDEYAEWYGYLNRRGEVLLPLKGGKWKGCFHVPRGMYQCWTTLEEIVKANDTK, encoded by the coding sequence ATGGATATAGATCAATTGAAAGAATTAGCCGACTTGTACAAAAGTGAATTGCTACAAAGAGTGGTACCTTTTTGGCTTGAGAAGTCACAAGACGAAGAGTATGGTGGATACTTCACATGCTTGGATCGCAAAGGAAATGTTTTTGACACCGACAAATTTATTTGGTTGCAGTGTCGTGAGGTGTGGTTGTTCGCCATGCTATATAACAAGGTAGAGAAAAACGAGGAATGGTTGAACTGTGCCATCCAAGGAGCAGAGTTTTTAAAAAAGCATGGACATGACGGCCAGTACAACTGGTATTTCTCGCTGGATAGGACAGGCAAACCATTGGTTGAGCCTTACAACATCTTCTCGTACACGTTCGCAGCCATGGCTTTCGGACAGCTAAGTTTGGCTACAGGCAATGACGAATATGCCACCATCGCCAAGAAAACGTTCGATATCATTCTGTCGAAGGTAGACAATCCCAAAGGTAAGTGGAACAAGATACATCCGGGAACACGCAACATGAAAAATTTTGCACTGCCCATGATACTCTGCAACTTGGCCTTGGAGATAGAGCATCTTCTTGACGAAAACTATCTACTCGAGACCATGGAAACGTGCATCCATGAAGTGATGGACGTGTTTTACCGACCAGACCTTGGCGGCATCATTGTGGAAAACGTAGGTGCCGACGGCAACTTGGTAGACTGTTTCGAGGGCAGACAGGTAACACCGGGACATGCCATAGAGGCCATGTGGTTTATCATGGACTTGGGCAAACGCTTGGACAGACCCGAACTGATAGAAAAAGCCAAGGACACCGCACTTACCATGTTGGAGTATGGATGGGACAAGGAGTTTGGTGGTCTGTACTATTTCATGGATCGCAATGGCTGTCCTCCCCAGCAATTGGAATGGGATCAGAAGCTGTGGTGGGTACACATCGAAACCCTTATCTCTATGCTCAAGGGCTATCAGCTCACGGGAGACAAGAGGTGTATGGACTGGTTTAAGAAGGTACACGAATATGCATGGACACATTTCAGAGATGACGAGTATGCTGAATGGTACGGATACCTCAACAGGCGCGGCGAAGTGCTGTTGCCATTGAAGGGTGGAAAATGGAAAGGATGTTTCCATGTACCCAGAGGAATGTACCAATGCTGGACCACGTTGGAAGAAATAGTCAAGGCAAACGATACCAAATAA
- a CDS encoding FAD-dependent oxidoreductase — protein sequence MKEKRSYFLILVLYLFFLPKSLLGGNLHPDIVVAGGGASGVSAALQSARMGMRVLVIEESTWLGGMLTSAGVSAIDGNFNMPAGIFGEFRNRLAQHYGSLEALNTGWVSRVLFEPSVGNQVLNDMVAQEKNIEVWKESSIRRISKKQGEWNLKIKKQGKSVIVKTPMLIDATELGDVAAKCGVGYDVGMDSRHDTQEDIALEKGNNVIQDLTYVAILKDYKKDVSMRKPKGYDPSVFACCCINPLCISSNEPKRMWPADKMMSYGQLPNGKIMLNWPINGNDYYVNLVEMSDKQRRRVLKKAKEHTLCFLYFIQHELGFRHIGLADDEYPTKDLLPFIPYHRESRRIHGAVRFTLNHMVSPYNQAAPLYRTSIAVGDYPVDHHHMRYKESHTLPDIHFYPVPSFGLPLGTLIPQGVEGLIVAEKSISVSNIANGATRLQPVVMQIGQAAGALAALSLKKRTPLSGVSVRDVQDEILKAGGYLLPYLDVQKQDPRFIPYQHIGSTGILKGVGKNVDWKNETWLRTDQPLKGRELEGMRDIFPRWKQTGAMLTDSVMTLGDALRVIQNVAESEGMPIKANWEPLLTKYHFKATDKAHVITRGEMAVLIDQMLDPFHWKEVDIQGNFMN from the coding sequence ATGAAAGAAAAACGATCTTATTTTTTGATACTGGTTTTGTATCTCTTCTTTTTGCCCAAATCGCTTTTAGGTGGCAATCTACATCCAGACATTGTCGTAGCAGGAGGTGGTGCCAGTGGCGTATCTGCTGCCTTGCAATCAGCTCGTATGGGTATGCGTGTACTCGTGATTGAGGAAAGTACATGGTTGGGTGGCATGCTAACAAGCGCAGGTGTCAGTGCCATCGACGGAAACTTCAATATGCCTGCTGGCATATTTGGTGAATTTAGGAATCGTCTTGCCCAGCATTACGGCAGTCTTGAAGCCTTGAACACCGGGTGGGTAAGCCGAGTTCTCTTCGAACCCTCGGTAGGCAACCAGGTTTTGAACGACATGGTGGCACAAGAGAAAAATATCGAAGTGTGGAAAGAGAGCAGTATCAGACGCATCAGCAAAAAGCAAGGCGAATGGAACTTGAAGATTAAAAAGCAAGGTAAAAGCGTGATCGTTAAAACACCAATGCTCATTGATGCTACTGAATTAGGAGATGTGGCAGCCAAGTGTGGGGTAGGCTATGATGTTGGCATGGATAGTCGCCATGATACGCAGGAGGATATTGCTTTGGAAAAAGGCAACAATGTTATTCAGGACCTTACCTATGTTGCCATCTTGAAGGATTATAAAAAGGATGTTTCCATGCGAAAGCCGAAGGGTTATGACCCTTCAGTCTTTGCCTGTTGCTGCATCAACCCGCTGTGCATATCCAGCAATGAGCCAAAAAGAATGTGGCCGGCAGACAAGATGATGAGCTATGGACAGCTTCCCAATGGCAAGATTATGCTGAATTGGCCTATCAACGGAAATGACTATTACGTCAATTTGGTGGAAATGTCTGACAAGCAACGCAGACGAGTTTTGAAGAAAGCGAAAGAACATACCTTGTGTTTTCTTTATTTTATTCAGCACGAATTAGGATTCCGTCATATAGGACTTGCCGACGACGAATATCCCACAAAAGATCTTCTGCCTTTCATTCCTTATCATCGTGAATCCAGGAGAATTCATGGAGCGGTTCGGTTTACACTCAATCACATGGTGTCACCTTACAATCAAGCAGCTCCTTTGTACCGAACCAGCATCGCTGTTGGCGACTATCCTGTAGACCATCACCACATGCGCTACAAAGAAAGTCACACGCTGCCCGACATACACTTCTATCCAGTTCCGTCATTTGGGCTGCCGTTAGGAACACTCATTCCACAGGGAGTCGAGGGTTTGATAGTAGCAGAGAAATCCATATCCGTGTCTAATATCGCCAATGGTGCAACACGTTTGCAGCCTGTGGTGATGCAGATAGGTCAGGCAGCTGGTGCATTGGCGGCCCTCTCACTCAAGAAAAGAACGCCTTTATCGGGCGTATCTGTAAGGGATGTGCAAGATGAAATATTGAAGGCGGGCGGATATTTGCTTCCCTATCTGGATGTTCAGAAACAAGATCCTCGATTCATACCTTATCAACACATTGGTTCAACGGGTATTTTGAAAGGGGTTGGCAAAAATGTAGATTGGAAGAATGAAACATGGCTGAGGACCGACCAACCATTAAAAGGACGCGAACTGGAAGGTATGCGTGACATTTTCCCACGATGGAAGCAAACAGGTGCCATGTTGACAGACTCGGTGATGACATTGGGGGACGCATTGCGTGTTATTCAAAACGTAGCTGAGTCAGAGGGAATGCCCATCAAAGCAAATTGGGAACCACTGTTAACGAAATACCATTTTAAGGCAACAGACAAGGCACACGTCATTACACGAGGTGAAATGGCCGTACTGATAGACCAAATGCTCGATCCCTTTCACTGGAAAGAAGTTGACATACAGGGAAATTTCATGAATTAA
- a CDS encoding DUF4434 domain-containing protein, protein MTNRRNFIKQIMGASTLVMGSKILSSYTKVDNTFAQHEDGETFATPHAMKGMPIKATFLDEISWDIPHQNWGKKEWDQDFKAMKKMGINTVVLIRAGLGKWIAAPFSTLIGKEDVYYPPVDLVEMFLTLADKYRMNFFFGMYDSGKYWQEGLFQKEIDLNLSLIDEVWAKYGKHPSFKGWYLSQEISRRTKNMSRIYAEVGKHAKAVSGNLTTMVSPYIHGVKTDQVMSGDKALTVREHEEEWNEILGNVKGAVDILAFQDGQVDYGELYDYLVVNKKLADRYGMKCWTNIESFDRDMPIRFLPIKWEKLLLKLEAARKAGMENAITFEFSHFMSPNSAYLQAGHLYRRYCEHFNI, encoded by the coding sequence ATGACAAACAGGAGAAACTTTATCAAGCAAATAATGGGTGCCTCAACGCTTGTGATGGGTAGCAAAATACTGTCTTCTTACACCAAGGTGGACAACACTTTTGCCCAGCACGAGGATGGTGAGACTTTTGCTACACCGCACGCCATGAAGGGCATGCCTATTAAAGCTACATTTCTGGATGAGATAAGTTGGGACATTCCACACCAAAACTGGGGCAAGAAAGAATGGGATCAAGACTTCAAGGCCATGAAAAAGATGGGCATCAACACGGTTGTTCTCATCCGTGCTGGACTGGGAAAGTGGATTGCCGCACCATTCTCAACTCTCATCGGTAAAGAAGATGTATATTATCCGCCAGTTGATTTGGTAGAAATGTTCTTGACACTCGCCGACAAGTATCGCATGAATTTCTTCTTCGGCATGTATGATTCCGGCAAGTATTGGCAAGAGGGGCTGTTTCAAAAAGAGATAGACCTGAACCTAAGCTTGATAGATGAAGTGTGGGCCAAATATGGTAAGCATCCCTCTTTCAAGGGATGGTATCTGTCACAAGAAATCAGTCGCCGAACAAAGAACATGTCACGCATATATGCAGAGGTTGGCAAGCACGCCAAAGCCGTGTCGGGCAACCTCACGACCATGGTTTCGCCCTATATTCACGGCGTGAAGACCGACCAAGTGATGAGTGGCGACAAGGCTCTCACCGTGAGAGAACATGAAGAGGAATGGAACGAGATTTTGGGCAACGTCAAGGGTGCTGTGGATATCTTGGCATTTCAAGACGGCCAGGTAGACTATGGCGAACTGTACGATTATCTTGTGGTGAACAAAAAATTGGCAGACAGATACGGAATGAAATGCTGGACAAACATTGAATCGTTTGACCGCGACATGCCCATCCGCTTCCTGCCAATCAAATGGGAGAAGCTGCTGTTGAAACTTGAAGCTGCACGAAAAGCCGGAATGGAAAACGCCATTACCTTTGAGTTTTCACACTTCATGAGTCCCAATTCCGCATATTTGCAAGCTGGTCACTTGTATCGTAGATACTGTGAGCATTTTAATATTTAA
- a CDS encoding thiamine diphosphokinase has product MNYQLINSSTNFDVVVLAGGDYPQHAVPTQILQQAPRIVCCDSAIELLHPSLYNKVEAVVGDGDSMSDAAKLQFHDVLHVEHEQADNDLTKATRYCVSRNYSRIAYLGATGKREDHTMGNISLLLRYFQTYGVQPVMVTDYGTFVPCHGDCTFESFAKQQVSIFNISCHRIENKGLRWQSYAYQSWWQGTLNESLADVFTLHADGHYLVYRTHEAKSAMQ; this is encoded by the coding sequence ATGAACTATCAGCTCATCAACTCATCAACCAATTTCGACGTGGTGGTTTTAGCGGGCGGAGATTATCCGCAGCATGCCGTTCCCACCCAAATCTTGCAGCAAGCGCCTCGCATTGTGTGTTGCGACAGCGCCATCGAGTTGCTGCATCCCTCGTTATATAATAAGGTGGAAGCCGTGGTTGGCGACGGTGATTCGATGTCTGATGCTGCCAAACTACAATTTCATGACGTGCTGCATGTTGAGCATGAACAGGCAGACAACGACCTTACCAAGGCTACCCGCTATTGTGTCAGCCGCAACTATAGCCGTATCGCCTATTTGGGAGCAACGGGCAAGCGTGAGGATCATACCATGGGAAACATCTCCCTCTTGCTGCGTTATTTTCAAACCTACGGTGTGCAGCCTGTCATGGTGACCGATTACGGCACGTTTGTACCTTGCCATGGCGATTGCACCTTTGAGTCGTTTGCCAAACAGCAAGTAAGTATTTTTAATATTTCATGCCACCGTATCGAAAACAAGGGCTTGCGTTGGCAGTCGTACGCCTATCAAAGTTGGTGGCAAGGTACGCTCAACGAGTCGCTTGCCGATGTCTTTACCCTCCATGCCGATGGCCATTACCTGGTTTATCGCACCCACGAAGCAAAATCGGCCATGCAATAG
- a CDS encoding SusC/RagA family TonB-linked outer membrane protein has translation MEQIRWCIRRLVVSLILTVTCVAASYAQNVITGTVSDTNGEPLVGVSIVVKGTTRGQVTNIDGRYQIEAKANDILTFASVGMVSQEVKVGNRKTIDITMKEDVAALSEVVVVGYGTQKRGSITGAISTVSDKEILKAPTMSISNIIGPRIAGVAAVQSSGQPGSDNAALTMRGQGGIIYVIDGIRRTSADFNGLDPNEIESVSILKDASAVSVYGLDANGAFIVTTKKGSKNKTSISYTGAFGISENAQNQVWLDGPGYAYWYNKARELQGDAPVFTDEMVQKMREGVDGWGNTNWYKKLFGTGNRMHHNVSASGGNDKVKFFASMGYLKENGNIDNFDYDRLNLRSNIDAKITDNLTFTLGIAGRIEKRNAPRYSANPNDWHNIPQQIIRAMPYVPETMEYQGKTYAVSTPTASSPVAPLASINESGYSKSNRSFVQTNFSLKYDAPWLKGLSVKFQGAYDANFYFNKVLSNPFEVMQMSLPTSASKTLNYYKTYDAQGNSVSLSEAASKGYNFTTQTSVTYDNRFDKHTVGVLLLAETRENKSNALSATGTGLDFLQLDELSKITNLTGDGKEKMPTIGGYSGFTRVAGFVGRLNYNYDDKYYLEASARYDGSYLFGGMNNRWVFLPSLSLGWRINNEKWFDADWVNNLKLRAGVGKTGTSSGLNAFQWRNAMTLVKNALVLGGGSQSMMYASVLGNPDLRWAQCMNYNLGVDATLWNGLLGIEFDVFYKYEYDKISSVVGAFPPSRGGYYHNSANINKADYKGFEVALTHRNHIGNFNYGGKLIWSYAYGRWLKYAGDTDNAPEYQRITGKQIGAKYGFMDAGLFKDEADIANSPTVVGYKALPGYIKYVDRNGDGVITAAQDQGYVGKSSTPTHTGSFNLFGDWKGFDFDLLFSWGLDNVVALTGLYSGSGIQDNTSYTKPFYHGGNSPTYLVEKSWTPDNPNAEFPRLEISGPSNNNGFSSTFWYRSGNYMRLKTAQIGYNFPKQWLTNIGIEGARIYVEGFNLLTFSSLTKYNIDPESPSVNNGYYPQQRTYTMGIKLTF, from the coding sequence ATGGAACAAATTAGATGGTGTATCAGGAGGCTTGTTGTGTCCTTGATCCTAACAGTCACATGTGTGGCAGCAAGCTATGCGCAAAATGTGATAACAGGAACAGTCAGCGACACGAACGGTGAGCCTTTGGTAGGAGTGTCTATCGTTGTGAAAGGAACGACGAGAGGACAGGTTACTAACATTGATGGACGATACCAAATTGAGGCTAAAGCCAATGACATACTGACTTTCGCAAGTGTCGGTATGGTATCGCAAGAAGTGAAGGTGGGCAATCGCAAGACGATTGACATTACGATGAAGGAGGATGTCGCCGCTTTAAGTGAGGTCGTAGTGGTGGGCTATGGCACACAAAAGCGAGGAAGCATTACGGGCGCTATCTCCACTGTATCTGACAAAGAGATACTAAAAGCACCGACCATGAGTATCAGTAATATCATCGGACCGCGCATCGCAGGTGTGGCAGCCGTGCAATCAAGCGGGCAGCCTGGTAGTGATAACGCTGCGCTCACCATGCGTGGACAAGGGGGTATCATCTACGTTATTGATGGTATTCGACGCACCTCAGCCGACTTTAATGGATTGGACCCGAATGAAATAGAATCGGTGTCTATCTTGAAAGACGCATCCGCCGTGTCTGTCTATGGTCTGGATGCCAACGGAGCGTTTATCGTAACCACGAAAAAAGGTAGCAAAAACAAGACGTCCATCTCCTACACGGGAGCTTTTGGAATTAGCGAGAACGCACAAAATCAGGTGTGGCTTGACGGCCCCGGGTACGCTTATTGGTACAACAAAGCACGCGAATTGCAGGGCGACGCCCCCGTCTTTACAGATGAAATGGTACAAAAGATGCGTGAAGGAGTTGACGGATGGGGTAACACCAACTGGTACAAAAAATTGTTTGGAACAGGAAACCGTATGCACCACAATGTGTCCGCATCGGGTGGAAACGACAAGGTGAAGTTTTTCGCATCGATGGGTTATTTGAAAGAAAACGGCAATATTGACAATTTCGATTATGACCGTCTGAATCTACGTTCAAACATTGACGCAAAGATAACCGACAATCTTACTTTTACGCTGGGCATTGCCGGGCGTATAGAGAAGCGCAATGCACCCAGATACTCAGCCAACCCAAACGATTGGCATAACATTCCACAGCAGATCATTAGGGCTATGCCATACGTTCCGGAAACTATGGAATATCAGGGAAAGACTTACGCCGTATCTACACCAACCGCTTCGTCACCAGTTGCCCCATTGGCATCCATCAATGAGTCAGGATACAGCAAGTCTAATCGCTCGTTTGTACAGACCAATTTCAGTCTGAAATATGATGCGCCTTGGCTGAAAGGCTTAAGTGTGAAGTTTCAAGGAGCTTACGATGCTAATTTCTATTTCAACAAAGTGCTAAGCAATCCTTTCGAGGTGATGCAGATGAGTCTGCCCACCTCCGCATCCAAGACGTTGAATTATTACAAGACTTACGATGCCCAAGGAAACAGCGTGTCACTGAGTGAGGCCGCCAGCAAGGGTTACAACTTTACCACACAAACCAGTGTGACATACGACAACAGGTTTGACAAGCACACCGTGGGCGTGTTGTTATTGGCCGAGACGCGCGAAAACAAGAGCAACGCCCTGAGTGCAACTGGTACAGGATTGGACTTCTTGCAGCTTGACGAGCTTAGCAAGATTACCAACTTGACCGGTGATGGCAAAGAAAAGATGCCTACGATTGGTGGTTATAGCGGATTTACGCGGGTGGCTGGATTTGTCGGTAGGCTCAATTACAACTATGATGACAAGTACTACTTGGAGGCTTCGGCACGTTATGATGGTAGCTACCTTTTTGGTGGCATGAACAACCGATGGGTGTTCTTACCCAGTTTGTCATTGGGTTGGCGTATCAATAACGAAAAATGGTTTGACGCAGACTGGGTGAACAACCTGAAACTGCGTGCAGGTGTTGGTAAAACAGGAACAAGTAGCGGATTGAACGCATTTCAATGGCGCAACGCGATGACATTGGTGAAAAACGCATTGGTGCTGGGAGGCGGAAGTCAGTCGATGATGTATGCCAGCGTTTTAGGAAATCCTGACCTACGATGGGCACAATGTATGAACTACAACCTCGGTGTAGACGCAACCTTATGGAATGGCCTTTTAGGCATCGAGTTTGACGTGTTCTATAAATATGAGTATGACAAAATTTCGTCTGTCGTGGGTGCGTTCCCACCATCACGAGGTGGATACTATCACAACTCAGCCAATATAAACAAAGCTGATTACAAGGGATTTGAGGTGGCTCTAACCCATCGCAACCACATTGGGAATTTTAATTATGGTGGAAAATTGATATGGTCGTACGCTTATGGACGTTGGCTGAAATACGCAGGCGATACTGACAATGCTCCTGAATACCAACGCATCACAGGTAAACAAATCGGTGCCAAATATGGTTTCATGGACGCAGGACTGTTCAAGGACGAGGCAGATATAGCCAATTCGCCGACTGTCGTTGGTTATAAAGCACTGCCGGGCTATATAAAATATGTGGACCGGAATGGAGATGGTGTGATAACCGCTGCCCAAGACCAAGGCTATGTAGGAAAAAGCTCAACCCCAACACACACAGGATCGTTCAACTTGTTTGGCGATTGGAAGGGATTCGACTTTGACTTGCTGTTCTCTTGGGGCTTGGACAATGTTGTGGCGTTGACTGGACTGTATAGTGGTTCGGGCATCCAAGACAACACGTCCTATACAAAGCCATTCTACCACGGTGGTAACTCACCAACTTATTTGGTAGAGAAATCGTGGACACCCGACAACCCCAACGCAGAGTTCCCGCGTCTTGAGATTTCAGGACCAAGCAATAACAACGGTTTCTCTTCCACGTTCTGGTATCGTTCGGGCAATTACATGCGGTTAAAGACAGCGCAAATTGGCTACAACTTCCCCAAGCAATGGCTAACTAACATAGGCATTGAGGGTGCAAGAATATATGTGGAAGGTTTCAACCTGTTGACATTCAGCAGTCTAACCAAATACAACATAGACCCTGAGTCTCCTTCTGTAAACAACGGTTACTACCCGCAACAGAGGACGTATACCATGGGAATAAAACTAACATTCTAA
- a CDS encoding TonB-dependent receptor: MKKFLWAAFAMTAANVYAVQPIDTLHTYELQDVQVISTRANKKTPMAHSDLSQKQIKQMNHGKDIPFLLSTLPSITLTSDAGNGIGYTSLRVRGIDPSRVNITANGIPMNDAESATLFWVNMSDFASSVQSMQLQRGAGTSTNGAGAFGATLNMQTENIGTKPFFGIDLSGGSYGSHKETLRFGTGLIGGHWGIQGRLSDIGSDGYLDRASTKLNSYFIQAGYFSDNTMVKFVTFNGMERTYHAWNYASKYEQSLYGRTYNSCGEYSDAEGKVKYYDGQTDNYHQQNYQLHWSQLLGDQWKLNVALHYTKGDGYYEQYKGKGNWYQYHLSKDTKLLGDLVRQKKMDNDFYGAVGSINYDNKRGLTANIGGGWNKYVGGHFGKVIWTGAPFYQIEDANGNKKKVYQMGPSTLEPDNEYYNNDAKKVDGNVYGKVNWEFVKGLSAFADLQYRHVGIKMTGPSDAWDDNNKQVVFNLDQKFNFFNPKFGLNYQADANNRVYASYAIAHKEPTRNSFEQNLDTKLEAEKLGDLEIGYQFACAKYSAGVNLYYMNYSNEFVLTGELDAIGEMKTKNAGRSYRMGIELESAWQPVDWFTWNVNATFSKNRVKDWMVKLEDKKNVSLGDTPTSFSPDLIFNNIFSFNYKGLSANVHTQYIGEQYLTNTGLKSYQTKDDNRQDIDVSMMLGSIFTTNLNVAYTFACHKLGLKEATVGCTVYNLFSAKYDNNGWAAPSFKKDAQGNVVATYGKNGQYMAGFAPQAPINFMANLSLTF, translated from the coding sequence ATGAAAAAGTTTTTATGGGCAGCGTTTGCGATGACTGCCGCCAATGTGTATGCGGTGCAACCTATTGACACCTTGCATACTTACGAGTTACAGGATGTACAAGTAATTTCTACTCGTGCCAACAAGAAAACGCCTATGGCGCATTCGGACTTGTCACAAAAGCAAATCAAGCAGATGAACCATGGCAAGGACATTCCATTCTTGTTGTCTACGTTGCCATCGATTACCCTTACTTCCGATGCAGGTAATGGTATTGGGTACACCTCCTTGCGTGTGCGTGGCATCGATCCCTCGCGTGTGAACATTACTGCAAACGGTATTCCGATGAACGATGCCGAGAGTGCAACCCTCTTCTGGGTGAACATGAGCGACTTTGCCTCGAGTGTGCAGAGCATGCAGCTGCAACGAGGAGCTGGTACGTCTACCAATGGTGCGGGTGCTTTTGGTGCTACCTTGAACATGCAAACCGAGAACATCGGTACCAAACCATTCTTCGGTATCGACCTTTCGGGCGGCAGTTACGGTTCGCACAAGGAGACTTTGCGCTTCGGAACAGGACTTATCGGGGGACATTGGGGCATACAAGGACGCCTTTCAGATATCGGTAGCGACGGCTATTTGGACCGAGCTTCCACCAAACTCAATTCGTATTTCATCCAAGCGGGCTATTTCTCGGACAACACCATGGTGAAGTTTGTCACCTTCAATGGCATGGAGCGTACTTATCACGCATGGAACTACGCTTCCAAGTACGAACAAAGTCTGTACGGACGCACCTACAATTCGTGCGGTGAGTATTCCGATGCCGAGGGCAAGGTGAAATATTACGACGGACAAACGGATAACTACCATCAGCAAAACTACCAGCTGCATTGGAGTCAACTACTTGGTGACCAATGGAAACTCAACGTTGCCTTGCATTATACTAAGGGTGACGGATACTACGAGCAGTACAAAGGAAAAGGCAATTGGTATCAATATCATCTGTCTAAAGACACCAAGTTGTTGGGCGACTTAGTGCGCCAAAAGAAGATGGACAACGATTTTTATGGTGCTGTAGGTTCCATTAACTATGACAACAAGCGTGGTTTGACAGCCAACATCGGTGGCGGTTGGAACAAATATGTGGGCGGCCACTTTGGAAAAGTCATTTGGACGGGTGCCCCTTTCTATCAGATAGAAGATGCCAACGGCAATAAGAAGAAGGTGTATCAGATGGGACCCTCCACATTGGAGCCTGATAACGAGTATTACAACAACGATGCCAAGAAGGTGGACGGCAATGTTTACGGAAAGGTAAACTGGGAGTTCGTAAAGGGTTTGAGTGCCTTTGCCGACTTACAATATCGTCATGTGGGCATTAAGATGACAGGTCCTTCCGATGCATGGGATGACAATAACAAGCAGGTTGTCTTCAATCTTGACCAAAAGTTCAATTTCTTCAATCCTAAGTTTGGACTCAATTATCAGGCTGATGCCAACAACCGCGTGTATGCATCGTATGCCATTGCGCACAAAGAGCCTACCCGCAACAGTTTTGAGCAAAACCTTGACACCAAGTTGGAGGCAGAGAAATTAGGCGATTTGGAAATAGGTTACCAGTTTGCCTGTGCCAAATACAGCGCAGGTGTCAACCTATATTATATGAATTATAGCAATGAATTTGTGCTCACTGGCGAACTGGATGCCATCGGTGAGATGAAGACAAAGAATGCAGGTCGTAGCTATCGCATGGGTATTGAATTGGAATCGGCTTGGCAGCCTGTCGACTGGTTCACTTGGAACGTTAATGCCACCTTCAGCAAGAACCGTGTTAAGGACTGGATGGTGAAGTTGGAAGACAAGAAGAACGTTTCTTTGGGCGACACACCTACCAGCTTTTCTCCAGATCTTATCTTCAACAACATCTTCTCATTCAACTACAAAGGGTTGTCTGCCAATGTTCATACGCAGTATATCGGTGAGCAGTATCTCACCAATACAGGACTGAAAAGCTATCAAACCAAAGACGACAACCGTCAAGACATTGACGTGAGCATGATGTTGGGCAGCATCTTTACTACCAACCTCAATGTGGCTTACACCTTTGCCTGTCACAAGTTGGGCTTGAAAGAGGCTACCGTTGGCTGTACTGTCTACAACCTTTTCAGTGCCAAATACGACAATAACGGCTGGGCAGCACCTAGTTTTAAGAAGGATGCACAAGGCAACGTCGTAGCTACCTATGGCAAAAACGGACAGTATATGGCTGGCTTTGCGCCACAGGCTCCTATCAACTTTATGGCAAACTTGTCATTGACGTTCTGA
- the pnuC gene encoding nicotinamide riboside transporter PnuC, with protein MTFDWLDIVTTILGLVYIYLEYKASIWLWIVGIVMPAMDVFLYWRHGLYGDAGMAVYYTLAAIYGYIAWKWGSKLFNQKKQELPITHMPGKHYLPTFAFFALAWGVTYYVLVRFTNSNVPLLDSFTNALSFVGLWALARKYVEQWLFWIAVDVVCTALYVYKGIPFKAGLYGLYVVIAVLGYFKWKSMMKQAAS; from the coding sequence ATGACATTCGATTGGTTGGATATAGTCACCACCATTTTGGGACTTGTCTATATCTATTTGGAATATAAAGCTAGCATTTGGCTGTGGATAGTGGGCATCGTGATGCCTGCCATGGACGTGTTTTTGTATTGGAGACACGGTTTGTACGGCGATGCGGGCATGGCAGTATATTACACGCTGGCTGCCATTTATGGATATATTGCATGGAAGTGGGGCAGCAAACTCTTCAATCAAAAAAAGCAAGAACTGCCCATTACGCACATGCCTGGCAAGCATTATTTGCCTACTTTCGCGTTCTTCGCCTTGGCGTGGGGCGTTACTTATTATGTTTTGGTGCGCTTTACCAACAGCAACGTACCTTTGTTAGACAGCTTTACCAATGCACTCAGTTTCGTTGGCTTATGGGCTTTGGCACGCAAGTATGTAGAGCAATGGCTCTTTTGGATTGCGGTCGATGTGGTTTGCACTGCGCTATATGTGTACAAGGGCATTCCTTTCAAGGCAGGACTGTACGGACTTTATGTCGTCATTGCCGTGTTAGGGTACTTCAAGTGGAAGTCGATGATGAAGCAAGCAGCGTCATGA